ACACCTATCTGCAAGACAGCTTTGAACAACTCAGCGGCGGATTTGGGCAGATTTTGTTCAGCAACGACGCCATGGTGTCCTATCAGGCAGCAAACGACGTTGTCGTATCCCTGCAACAAAGCGATGATAGCGGGACAAAGAAAAACCTGGCATTCATCCACACGGATGACAGCAAGATCTCGAAAAAATTGCGCTCTCTGTTGAATGAATATGCGTCCGATTTCACAATCGAAGCCAAAGATCTGGACGACAATCATGGCCGCGACGAAGACGTCAAACGCCTGTCCCGCGTATTGTTGCAACAAAAAGGTGCCAGCGCTCTGCTCCATGGCGGCGAAGGCATCGGAAAAAGCACTGTGGTCAAAGCCCTGGCCAGAAACATGGCCGAAGGCAAAGGCCCGGGCCAGATGAAGAATGGCAGCATTTTCAAATTGAATCTGGCCGACATGCTGTTTAACGGCCCGTCATCGGTTATCGACAAAAAACCGCAGGTGAAAGACGTCCTGCTTGATATTTTGAACAATGTGGCCGATCACAACGCCAAAAATCCGAAAGAACCTGTGATCCTGTATATCGAGGACTTTGGAAATTCGACATCGGCATTGAAAGAAAATATGACCGCCCTGCGTGCGCTGATCGCCCACGAATTGTCTCAAAATAAGGACCTGCATTTGATTGCCAGCGCGACAGACCAGGAAATATTCCTGATCAAAAAACAATCGCCGGATGTTGCAGCCGTATTTGAAACACTGAAGCTTCAAGAACTGCCCGCCGATATTGCGATGATACAATTGCAACGTCATGCGGAAAAGATTTCCAACTATCACTCGGTTGAAATTACACAGGACGCTTTGGACCATATCGCGGCAAAAACAGACCGTTATATGCCCAACCAATTCCGCCCCGGAAAAGGCATTGGCATTTTGCTGTCCGCCGTTGCGGAAAGCGAGCTGAACAACGAATCCACGCTGAGCATTGCGACGATTGATAACATCATCGCCGAAAAAACCGGCTTGCCACTGGCTTTGATCGGCGGATCGGCATCGGATCGCATCGAAAATCTGGGCGACACCCTGTCCCAGCGGATTTTCGGCCAGGACGAAGCCGTAACAAAAATTTCAAAAACCATTGGGTTGGTGAACCGCAATTTGCACGACCCGAAAAAACCGCTGGGCGTCTTCTACCTGATGGGCAGCAGCGGTGTCGGCAAAAGCGAACTGGCAAAATCCTTGTCTGAATCGCTGTTTGTTGATGAAAAGGCACTGATCACCGTCAACCTGGCCGACTTCGCCGAAAAACACACGGTCAGCCGGATTGTCGGTTCCCCGCCGGGTTACATTGGTTACGGTGAAGAAACCGCGCTGGAAGCCGTGGATAAAAAACCTTTCTCTGTCGTTCTGTTCGACGAAGCAGAAAAGGCCCACCCGGAAGTCGACAACGCCCTGATGAAAATCATGGACGAAGGTGAACTGACCCTGCTGAACGGCAAGAAACTCAACTTCCGTAACTGCGTGCTGATCTTCACCAGCAATTTGGGTGCAACCGCCGCCCAAAATGCCGCCGATGAAATCAAGGAAAAGGCGAGCATCGGCTTCACCGCACCATCGAGAGAAGAGCGCGAAAGCGATGCCAGCAAAGCCGCGGCGAAAGAGCGTTTGCAAGCCGCGAAAGACCGCCTGAAACCGGAATTCCGCAACCGGGCGACCTTTATCGACATGAACGATCTGACACCGGATGTCGTCCGCACCATCGCGCTGAAGAAAATCGACGGTGTATCGGCCAGCCTGCGTCAAAACAAACTCTATGCCGGATTGAGCGTCAAACTGTCCGATGCGGCCATGGATGAATTGATGAGCGTTGGCTTTGATGCCAAGAACGGTGCCCGCCCGATGGATCGCGCCATCCGCGATTACGTGAAGGTGCCGCTGGCTGACTGGCTGAAACAAAACGAAGCCGATCTGGCCGGGGAAACCAAAACCCTGACGATCGACAGCGTGAAGGACAGCTTCACCGTAACGGCCACCGCGACCGCCGCAAACCAAAACAAAGCGGGAGCCACCCAATCGGCATCCACCCGCAAGCCCGGCGGCCCGACGGCGCAACCGGCCTAATAGACAGCAGTTTTAACACCACCTTGCCCCCGGCGTGACCCGCCGGGGGCTTTTTATGCGCTTTGCGCCAAAAAGCCCCTAGCCAAGCCGCCCCCGAATCCCATATACATGGAAAGCCAGAGTAGAACTTTTCAGGAACATTTGACGCTATGTTAAAGACCATCAGCATCCGCGGCGCGCGGGAACATAATCTGAAAGACGTCGATGTCGATATGCCGCGCGATTCCCTGATCGTGATGACGGGGCTGTCCGGATCCGGCAAATCCTCCCTCGCCTTTGACACGATTTATGCCGAAGGGCAGCGCCGGTATGTGGAAAGCCTGTCGGCCTATGCCCGCCAGTTCCTGGAATTGATGCAGAAGCCGGACGTGGATTCGATCGAGGGCCTGTCCCCCGCGATTTCCATCGAACAAAAAACCACCAGCCGCAACCCCCGATCCACCGTCGGTACGGTGACGGAAATTTACGATTATATGCGCCTGCTCTGGGCGCGCGTCGGCGTGCCCTATTCCCCCGCGACCGGATTGCCGATTGAAAGCCAGACGGTCAGCCACATGGTCGACCGCATCATGGATATGGGCGAAGGCACAAAGCTGTATCTGCTGGCCCCCATCGTGCGTGGGCGCAAGGGTGAATATAAAAAGGAATTGGCCGAACTGCGCGCCAAGGGGTTCCAACGTGTGAAGATTGACGGCACGTTGTATGAAATTGATGAAACGCCCACGCTCGATAAAAAAATAAAACACGACATCGAAATCGTCGTCGACCGTATCATTGTGCGCGCCGATCTGGGCAACCGTTTGGCGGACTCGGTTGAAACCGCATTAAAAATGGCCGAGGGGCTGTTGATTGTTGAAAACGCGGAAAGCGGCGAACAAACGCTGTTTTCAGAAAAATTCGCCTGCCCTGTATCCGGATTCACCATTCCCGAAATCGAACCGCGTTTGTTTTCATTCAACAACCCGCATGGCGCCTGCCCGACATGCGATGGCCTGGGCGTGAAATTGTTGTTTGATGAATCACTGGTCGTGCCCGACCCGTCCAAAAGCATGGAAGACGGGGCGATTGATCCGTGGTCGAAGAATTTCAGCAAATATTACCTGCAAACCCTCGCCGCCGTGGCCAAACATTACAAGGCCACTGTGGATCAGCCGTTCAAATCCATCCCGAAGAAAGTGCGCGACATCATCCTGTATGGCAGCGATGAGGAAGTCATCACCTTCACCTACGATGACGGTGTGCGCAGTTACAAAACGAAAAAACCGTTCGAAGGCGTCATTCCAAATCTGCAACGCCGCCTGTTGGAAACCGACAGCGCGGGCGTGCGCGAGGAATTGTCGAAATACCAATCCTCCGCCCCGTGCGAATCCTGTGAGGGCTATCGCCTGAAACCCGAAGCGTTGGCCGTGAAGATCAACAAAATCCACATCAGCCAGGCCGCCGAAATGGGCATTGGCGAGGCCCTGGACTGGTTCGGGGCGCTGGATAAGAAACTGACAAAGCAGCAACGCGCCATTGCCGAACGGATTTTGAAAGAAATCAATGAACGGCTGCAATTCCTGATGAATGTGGGGTTGGATTATCTCAACCTCTCCCGCTCCTCCGGCACATTGTCGGGCGGGGAAAGCCAGCGTATCCGTCTGGCCAGCCAGATTGGATCAGGCCTGACCGGTGTTCTGTACGTTCTGGACGAACCATCCATTGGCCTGCACCAGCGCGATAACAACCGTCTGCTGGAAACGCTGAAACGCCTGCGCGATCTGGGCAATACGGTCTTGGTTGTCGAACATGACGAAGACGCCATCCGCATGGCCGATTACCTGATCGACATGGGTCCCGGTGCCGGCATTCACGGTGGCCAGATTGTAGCCCAAGGCACCCCCGCCGAAGTGATGAAAAACAAGGACAGCATCACGGCCGATTACCTGACCGGGCGAAAATCTATTCCCGTTCCCAAAACACGCCGCCCCGGCAAGCCGAAACAGTTTATTGAACTGAACGGATGCACCGGGAACAATTTGCAAAATATCGACGGGAAAATCCCGTTGGGCACCATGACGTGCATCACGGGCGTGTCCGGATCCGGCAAATCGACCTTTACCATCGACACGTTGTTCCAGGCCGCCAGCCAGAAATTGATGGGCACGCGCGAAGTGCCCCTGCCGTACAAGGAAATCAAGGGCCTGCACAATGTCGACAAAGTCATCGACATTGACCAATCGCCGATTGGCCGCACGCCACGGTCCAACCCCGCCACCTACACCGGGGCCTTTACCCCCATTCGCGAATGGTTCGCCGGCTTGCCCGAGGCGAAAGCCCGCGGGTACGAGCCGGGCCGTTTCTCCTTCAACGTTAAGGGCGGACGGTGCGAAGCGTGTCAGGGCGACGGCGTCATCAAGATTGAAATGCACTTCCTGCCCGATGTTTACGTCACATGCGATACGTGCGACGGCAAACGCTATAACCGCGAAACGCTGGAAGTGAAATTCAAGGGCCAATCGATTGCCGATGTTCTGGACATGACGATTGAAGAAGCGGCAGAGTTTTTCAAAGCCGTACCATCCATCCGTGAAAAAATGGAAACATTGGTCGATGTTGGCCTCGGTTATATCAAGGTCGGGCAACAAGCCACCACCCTGTCCGGGGGTGAAGCCCAGCGTGTGAAACTGGCCAAGGAACTGGCCCGCCGTTCCACCGGGCGCACGCTCTATATCCTTGATGAACCAACCACCGGCCTGCACTTCGAAGATGTCCGCAAATTGATGGAAGTCCTGCACAAGCTGGTGGATCAGGGCAACAGCGTCGTGGTCATCGAACACAATCTGGAAGTCATCAAAACCGCCGACCACATCATCGACATCGGCCCCGAGGGGGGTGACAAAGGTGGACGGATTGTGGCCCAAGGCACACCGGAACAGGTCGCGGCGACCAAGGGCAGCTATACCGGGCATTATTTGGCCCCGTTGCTGACCCCGGCGAAAGCGGCAGCCAAGGGCAAAAAAACGGCGTAAGCCCTTTTCAGCCATACACTCCTCATCCCCGCCTTGTGCGGGGATCCGGGGGCCATAAGGCGCCAATCATCCCGGTCCTTTCCGGATCCCCGCACAAGGCGGGGATGACGGAACATCAAAACCTAACACATTGAAATAAAACAATAAAAATCCACAAATTTCACACTTGCGCCCCATTATCAAGTTATGGTAAATATAAGGGCGCCTGAATTCAAAAAAACCAATAAAAATCAGGCTTCAAATAGGTAAAAAACGGTGGTGTGCAATGTTGAACGGTAAAACATATTACGAAATTCTTGGCGTTGATGCGAAAGCAGAAGATGCGGTGATCAAGGCCGCCTATCGCGCCATCACCAGCAAATATCACCCCGACAAAAATCCGGGCGATAAAATCGCCGAGGAAAAAACCAAGGAAGCCAACATCGCCTATGCCGCGTTGAGGGATGATCGCGCCGGTTATGACCGTCTGCTGGCTGCCACATACGCAACAAACAAGCCCAGCGTCAACCAACCCCCATCCACCGAAGTGCGCGAGTCATACAGCCCGCCGCAAAAATACACCGAACCCAAAACACCACAGGCCCAGGCCACAGCTCCGCAGAACGAAAAGCCGGGCTTTGACCGTGCAGAAGAAAAACCCGGCTTTGAACGCGCTCAACGCAACGCCGCGCAACGCCAAGCCAACCTGAATAAGAAATCCGGTCTGGGAAAATATTTCGTTGCTGCCGCTCTGGGCGGGGCCGCTTTGTGGGCCTATAACGAATTTTTCAAAAACGACATCGACGTCAAACCCGTACCGACGCCGGTGCCAAACACCATTCAACAGGCCCCCCAGGCAACCGCCCCGCAACAGCCAACAGGCAACGGTTACGTTATCCAGCCGGGTGAATTGTCACCGCAGTGGAAAGCCATCGTTTGCGTGCCCCGCATTCCGCAAGACCGCATGGGTGATAACGCCTATCGCGTCAGTGAAGTTCTGCCGCAGCAGGAAAAAATTGATGCCATTATCGAAGGCATGAAACGTGACCCGAACAGTGAACTGGTCAAAATGGCCCAACGCAACAACACCCACATTCGCGTAACTTACACCCCTGCGGGTTACAAGGCCGAGCCGATCATTCACAACATTACGAACACATTCTCGCTGAATTGTGACAAGGGCTTTTTCCGCTATCCAAGCGCCAAGGAACCGCAATACAGTCTTGAAAAATTTATGACAGCCCCGATCAGCAAGCTGAAACCCATTCGTTATTAAGAGTGACCGCCATGACCGAACACAACGAAGCCGAACAAG
The window above is part of the Micavibrio aeruginosavorus ARL-13 genome. Proteins encoded here:
- a CDS encoding AAA family ATPase, which translates into the protein MAETARETTLLSIFNTIEAVMAQMQTLDKHPGVLTFLESAPTDLVQGRTLKEIVADDLMELHALVFKDVSADGRNADFYFQLMQHRHQAMVSRPDADMTLRYNADKKAETKQSAYIPMALRLTKDVPSMVQVYTYLQDSFEQLSGGFGQILFSNDAMVSYQAANDVVVSLQQSDDSGTKKNLAFIHTDDSKISKKLRSLLNEYASDFTIEAKDLDDNHGRDEDVKRLSRVLLQQKGASALLHGGEGIGKSTVVKALARNMAEGKGPGQMKNGSIFKLNLADMLFNGPSSVIDKKPQVKDVLLDILNNVADHNAKNPKEPVILYIEDFGNSTSALKENMTALRALIAHELSQNKDLHLIASATDQEIFLIKKQSPDVAAVFETLKLQELPADIAMIQLQRHAEKISNYHSVEITQDALDHIAAKTDRYMPNQFRPGKGIGILLSAVAESELNNESTLSIATIDNIIAEKTGLPLALIGGSASDRIENLGDTLSQRIFGQDEAVTKISKTIGLVNRNLHDPKKPLGVFYLMGSSGVGKSELAKSLSESLFVDEKALITVNLADFAEKHTVSRIVGSPPGYIGYGEETALEAVDKKPFSVVLFDEAEKAHPEVDNALMKIMDEGELTLLNGKKLNFRNCVLIFTSNLGATAAQNAADEIKEKASIGFTAPSREERESDASKAAAKERLQAAKDRLKPEFRNRATFIDMNDLTPDVVRTIALKKIDGVSASLRQNKLYAGLSVKLSDAAMDELMSVGFDAKNGARPMDRAIRDYVKVPLADWLKQNEADLAGETKTLTIDSVKDSFTVTATATAANQNKAGATQSASTRKPGGPTAQPA
- the uvrA gene encoding excinuclease ABC subunit UvrA; translated protein: MLKTISIRGAREHNLKDVDVDMPRDSLIVMTGLSGSGKSSLAFDTIYAEGQRRYVESLSAYARQFLELMQKPDVDSIEGLSPAISIEQKTTSRNPRSTVGTVTEIYDYMRLLWARVGVPYSPATGLPIESQTVSHMVDRIMDMGEGTKLYLLAPIVRGRKGEYKKELAELRAKGFQRVKIDGTLYEIDETPTLDKKIKHDIEIVVDRIIVRADLGNRLADSVETALKMAEGLLIVENAESGEQTLFSEKFACPVSGFTIPEIEPRLFSFNNPHGACPTCDGLGVKLLFDESLVVPDPSKSMEDGAIDPWSKNFSKYYLQTLAAVAKHYKATVDQPFKSIPKKVRDIILYGSDEEVITFTYDDGVRSYKTKKPFEGVIPNLQRRLLETDSAGVREELSKYQSSAPCESCEGYRLKPEALAVKINKIHISQAAEMGIGEALDWFGALDKKLTKQQRAIAERILKEINERLQFLMNVGLDYLNLSRSSGTLSGGESQRIRLASQIGSGLTGVLYVLDEPSIGLHQRDNNRLLETLKRLRDLGNTVLVVEHDEDAIRMADYLIDMGPGAGIHGGQIVAQGTPAEVMKNKDSITADYLTGRKSIPVPKTRRPGKPKQFIELNGCTGNNLQNIDGKIPLGTMTCITGVSGSGKSTFTIDTLFQAASQKLMGTREVPLPYKEIKGLHNVDKVIDIDQSPIGRTPRSNPATYTGAFTPIREWFAGLPEAKARGYEPGRFSFNVKGGRCEACQGDGVIKIEMHFLPDVYVTCDTCDGKRYNRETLEVKFKGQSIADVLDMTIEEAAEFFKAVPSIREKMETLVDVGLGYIKVGQQATTLSGGEAQRVKLAKELARRSTGRTLYILDEPTTGLHFEDVRKLMEVLHKLVDQGNSVVVIEHNLEVIKTADHIIDIGPEGGDKGGRIVAQGTPEQVAATKGSYTGHYLAPLLTPAKAAAKGKKTA
- a CDS encoding J domain-containing protein, translating into MLNGKTYYEILGVDAKAEDAVIKAAYRAITSKYHPDKNPGDKIAEEKTKEANIAYAALRDDRAGYDRLLAATYATNKPSVNQPPSTEVRESYSPPQKYTEPKTPQAQATAPQNEKPGFDRAEEKPGFERAQRNAAQRQANLNKKSGLGKYFVAAALGGAALWAYNEFFKNDIDVKPVPTPVPNTIQQAPQATAPQQPTGNGYVIQPGELSPQWKAIVCVPRIPQDRMGDNAYRVSEVLPQQEKIDAIIEGMKRDPNSELVKMAQRNNTHIRVTYTPAGYKAEPIIHNITNTFSLNCDKGFFRYPSAKEPQYSLEKFMTAPISKLKPIRY